From the Ferrimicrobium sp. genome, the window GGTGGTTGGTGCGACTCTGCTCAAGGAGCAACAAGTGAGTGCCTTGATTACCTTTGGTAACTCGGGGGCTGCAATGGCAACCGCCCTCGTCAAGGTTGGCCGCATTCGCGGAGTAGCCCGCCCAGCGATTACGGTCGAGCTCCCGGTGCCAGGAACTACCTCCACGATTATGTTGGATGCTGGCGCAAACACCGAGGTTACACCGGCCTGGCTCCATCAATTCGCGGTCATGGGTTCGGTGTTCTGTGCAGCTCGCCTCAATATCGATCGACCCCGTGTCGGACTGCTCTCCATCGGTGAGGAGCCAGGGAAGGGGAACGCGTTAGTGAAGGAGACCTATAAGCTCCTTGTCGATGAACCATCGATTAACTTCCTGGGTAACGTCGAGGGCCGGGATATCATGAGTGACCGGGTCGATGTCGTCGTCACCGATGGATTTACTGGAAATATTGTGCTGAAGTCGTTAGAGGGTGCTGCGCACCTCTTCGCCCAAGCGATCCTGGCTGCGCTCTCCTTGGGCGATGACGGCGTGCTCGATCTCGCACTGCCCAAGTTGTTGCCCCTTTGGAATCAGATGACTCCTGATGACACGGGAGCTGCGGCATTGCTAGGGGTGAATGGA encodes:
- the plsX gene encoding phosphate acyltransferase PlsX, coding for MNPVAVDLMGGDSGPAVIVEGVLEALDSTGGEIVVVGTEEACHPLAGDARVRVVHASEEILMSDDPATAPRRKRDASMVVGATLLKEQQVSALITFGNSGAAMATALVKVGRIRGVARPAITVELPVPGTTSTIMLDAGANTEVTPAWLHQFAVMGSVFCAARLNIDRPRVGLLSIGEEPGKGNALVKETYKLLVDEPSINFLGNVEGRDIMSDRVDVVVTDGFTGNIVLKSLEGAAHLFAQAILAALSLGDDGVLDLALPKLLPLWNQMTPDDTGAAALLGVNGLFLIGHGASNARAVASGIRNARQLAQADVVGTIRRLEGSAGE